A single genomic interval of Zingiber officinale cultivar Zhangliang chromosome 4A, Zo_v1.1, whole genome shotgun sequence harbors:
- the LOC121971349 gene encoding chaperone protein DnaJ-like isoform X1 yields the protein MAFALSSASFLVAPSRPTSSPSSPSSVGACRTTHFRSLSLSLRPPRRKKPRWRRAADGFSRFVIASSDYYSTLGVPKSAGIKEIKAAYRRLARQYHPDVNKQAGATEKFKEISTAYEVLSDDKKRALYDQYGEAGVKSGVGGSTGAYTTNPFDLFETFFGASMGGFSGMDQTTFRTRRRGAATKGEDLRYDITLEFSEAIFGAEKEIVLSHLETCDICTGTGSKLGSKMRICSTCGGRGQVMRTEQTPFGMFSQVSVCPSCGGEGEIISEYCQKCAGEGRIRVRKDINVKVPPGVSKGSTLRVRGEGDAGPKGGPPGDLYVFLDIEEIPEIQRDGINLSSIVIINYIEAILGTTVKVKTVDGISELQIPPGTQPGDVVVLAKRGVPKLNKSSIRGDHLFNIKVTIPNRISSGKERELLEELASLSSNSVPRASSRSNIKTQIDTTKSQTTTEARDSEKEQSSQNDFWQPLKDFVGSVANGALKWLKDNL from the exons ATGGCGTTCGCTCTCTCTTCCGCCTCCTTCCTCGTCGCTCCCTCCAGACCCACCTCCTCCCCCTCCTCTCCTTCCTCCGTCGGCGCCTGCCGCACCACTCACTTccgctccctctccctctccctccgcCCTCCCCGCCGCAAGAAGCCCCGCTGGCGTCGCGCCGCCGATGGATTCTCCAGATTCGTCATCGCCTCCTCCGACTACTACTCCACACTTGGAGTGCCCAAGTCTGCCGGCATCAAGGAGATCAAGGCCGCCTACCGAAGATTGGCTCGTCAG TATCACCCTGATGTCAATAAACAAGCTGGAGCAAcagaaaaattcaaagaaataaGCACTGCTTATGAG GTGCTGTCAGATGATAAAAAGAGGGCTTTGTATGACCAATATGGTGAAGCTGGAGTGAAGAGCGGGGTAGGTGGTTCAACTGGAGCATACACG ACCAATCCTTTTGACCTATTTGAGACCTTTTTTGGTGCGAGCATGGGTGGTTTCTCTGGTATGGATCAAACTACATTTAGAACACGTAGACGTGGTGCTGCTACAAAGGGAGAAGATCTACG GTATGACATAACTTTGGAGTTTTCAGAGGCTATCTTTGGAGCAGAAAAGGAAATTGTATTGTCTCATTTGGAGACGTGTGATATCTGCACTGGTACGGGATCGAAACTTGGCTCCAAGATGAGAATATGCTCAACTTGTGGTGGTAGAGGTCAAGTAATGCGAACTGAGCAAACACCCTTTGGAATGTTCTCCCAG GTTTCCGTTTGTCCATCTTGTGGGGGAGAAGGTGAAATTATTTCAGAATACTGCCAGAAGTGTGCTGGGGAAGGACGCATACGCGTTAGAAAGGATATCAATGTAAAAGTCCCACCAGGTGTTAGCAAAGGCAGTACTCTTCGTGTAAGGGGTGAAGGTGATGCAGGACCAAAAGG GGGTCCACCTGGTGATCTTTATGTATTCCTGGACATTGAAGAAATTCCTGAAATTCAACGGGATGGCATTAACTTATCCTCAATTGTTATTATTAATTACATTGAAGCTATCTTAGGGACAACTGTTAAG GTCAAGACAGTTGATGGGATTAGTGAACTTCAGATACCTCCTGGTACTCAACCTGGTGATGTGGTTGTTCTAGCAAAAAGAGGTGTTCCTAAGTTAAACAAGTCATCAATACGCGGTGATCATTTATTCAATATCAAAGTAACTATACCAAATCGTATCAG CAGTGGAAAGGAACGAGAGTTGCTTGAAGAACTTGCATCTTTGAGCAGTAATTCCGTCCCCCGCGCAAGCTCTCGCTCAAATATAAAAACACAGA TTGACACAACAAAAAGCCAAACAACTACAGAGGCTCGGGATTCGGAGAAAGAGCAATCAAGTCAAAATGACTTTTGGCAGCCGCTAAAGGACTTTGTCGG GTCTGTTGCTAATGGAGCGCTTAAATGGCTAAAAGACAATCTTTGA
- the LOC121971347 gene encoding DNA-binding protein SMUBP-2-like — protein sequence MEGVAKRSGVKSPAMSVEQFVSLTSPLIDLEKEAEIAASIGSASSKGLDVAQKRGYALLNLKCTDAQTGLMGKALLEFQSNKGDLLPAHKFSNHDVVILKPNKADSGSPLLGQGVVYRLKDSSIIVAFDDIPEDGLNGSLRLEKVANEVTYRSMKDALIKLSKGTQKGPAADLIPVLFGEKPPVVSKKVSQFSPFNKNLDHSQRDAVLKSLSCRDVFLLHGPPGTGKTTTVIEIILQGVKQGAKVLACAASNIAVDNMVERLFPFRVKLVRLGHPARLLPQVLDSALDAQVLQGDNSALAKDIRKEMKVLSGKLLKAKDRNTKRDIKKELRTLAKEERKRQQLAVSDVIKNADVVLTTLTGSFSRKLESITFDLVIIDEAAQALEVACWIPLLKGPRCVLAGDHLQLPPTIQSVEAEKKGLGKTLFERLAGLYGDEVMSMLTVQYRMHELIMSWSSKEFYNSKVEAHSSVAGHMLYDLEGVKRSSAASPTLLLIDTTGCDMDEKKDEEESTMNEGEAAVTIAHAKQLIESGVQASDIGIITPYAAQVTYLKMLRSKENILKDVEISTVDGFQGREKEAIVISMVRSNSKKEVGFLSDHRRMNVAVTRARRQCCLVCDTETVSHNTFLKRLIEYFEEHGEYLSASEYDMN from the exons ATGGAGGGAGTTGCGAAACGCTCCGGCGTGAAATCTCCAGCCATGTCCGTGGAGCAATTCGTCTCCCTCACGTCCCCTCTGATCGACTTGGAAAAG GAGGCTGAAATAGCGGCATCTATTGGTTCTGCTTCATCGAAAGGCTTGGATGTTGCTCAAAAGAGAGGCTATGCTCTTCTTAATCTTAAGTGCACAGATGCTCAA ACAGGTTTGATGGGAAAAGCACTTCTGGAGTTCCAATCAAATAAGGGGGACCTTCTTCCTGCGCACAAG TTCTCGAATCACGATGTGGTTATTCTCAAACCAAATAAGGCTGATTCTGGTTCTCCTTTACTTGGACAAGGTGTAGTGTATCGCCTCAAG GACTCTTCGATCATTGTTGCTTTCGATGACATTCCCGAAGATGGATTAAATGGCTCTCTGCGTCTTGAGAAGGTTGCAAATGAG GTGACATATAGAAGTATGAAGGATGCATTGATTAAACTCAGCAAGGGCACACAAAAAGGGCCAGCTGCTGACCTGATTCCTGTATTATTTGGGGAAAAACCACCTGTTGTTTCTAAGAAAGTCAGTCAATTCAGTCCATTTAACAAGAATCTTGATCATTCACAG AGGGATGCTGTCTTGAAGTCTCTTTCATGTAGGGATGTATTTTTGCTTCATGGTCCTCCAGGAACGGGGAAGACAACAACTGTGATTGAAATTATATTGCAAGGAGTCAAACAGGGAGCTAAGGTTCTTGCATGTGCTGCTTCCAATATAGCTGTTGATAACATGGTTGAACGTCTGTTTCCATTCAG GGTAAAGTTAGTGAGGTTGGGACATCCTGCACGTTTGTTACCTCAAGTGTTGGACAGTGCACTTGATGCTCAG GTTTTGCAAGGTGATAATAGTGCACTGGCAAAGGATATTCGTAAGGAAATGAAG GTCTTGAGTGGGAAGCTGTTAAAAGCAAAAGATAGGAACACCAAAAGGGACATTAAGAAAGAGCTGAGAACACTTGccaaagaagagaggaagagacagCAGTTGGCAGTCTCAGATGTTATAAAAAATGCAGATGTAGTTTTGACAACTTTGACTGGTTCATTTTCTCGCAAACTGGAGAGTATTACATTTGACTTGGTTATAATTGATGAAGCCGCTCAGGCACTCGAAGTAGCGTGTTGGATACCATTGCTAAAG GGACCGAGGTGTGTGCTTGCAGGGGACCATCTCCAGCTTCCTCCGACAATCCAGAGTGTGGAAGCTGAAAAGAAGGGTTTAGGTAAAACACTCTTTGAACGTTTAGCAGGCTTGTATGGAGATGAAGTCATGTCCATGCTCACTGTACAATACCGAATGCATGAGCTTATTATGAGTTGGTCATCCAAAGAATTCTACAATAGTAAG GTAGAAGCCCATTCTAGTGTAGCTGGTCATATGCTGTATGATCTCGAGGGTGTAAAGAGATCATCAGCAGCATCACCGACCCTTCTTCTCATAGATACAACAGG GTGTGACATGGACGAGAAGAAAGACGAAGAAGAGAGTACTATGAACGAGGGAGAGGCTGCGGTAACTATAGCCCATGCAAAGCAGCTTATTGAATCTGGAGTTCAAGCATCTGATATTGGAATAATTACTCCATATGCCGCACAG GTGACTTATCTTAAGATGCTGAGGAGCAAAGAAAACATATTAAAGGATGTAGAAATTTCAACCGTTGACGGGTTTCAAGGCCGAGAAAAGGAGGCCATTGTCATATCTATGGTCCGGTCAAATTCAAAAAAGGAG GTTGGGTTTCTGAGCGACCACAGGCGAATGAACGTGGCCGTGACTCGCGCTAGAAGGCAATGCTGTCTGGTATGTGATACAGAGACTGTTAGTCACAACACATTCTTGAAGCGCCTGATCGAGTACTTCGAAGAACATGGAGAGTATCTAAGTGCATCCGAATACGACATGAATTGA
- the LOC121971349 gene encoding chaperone protein DnaJ-like isoform X2, producing MAFALSSASFLVAPSRPTSSPSSPSSVGACRTTHFRSLSLSLRPPRRKKPRWRRAADGFSRFVIASSDYYSTLGVPKSAGIKEIKAAYRRLARQYHPDVNKQAGATEKFKEISTAYEVLSDDKKRALYDQYGEAGVKSGVGGSTGAYTTNPFDLFETFFGASMGGFSGMDQTTFRTRRRGAATKGEDLRYDITLEFSEAIFGAEKEIVLSHLETCDICTGTGSKLGSKMRICSTCGGRGQVMRTEQTPFGMFSQVSVCPSCGGEGEIISEYCQKCAGEGRIRVRKDINVKVPPGVSKGSTLRVRGEGDAGPKGGPPGDLYVFLDIEEIPEIQRDGINLSSIVIINYIEAILGTTVKVKTVDGISELQIPPGTQPGDVVVLAKRGVPKLNKSSIRGDHLFNIKVTIPNRISGKERELLEELASLSSNSVPRASSRSNIKTQIDTTKSQTTTEARDSEKEQSSQNDFWQPLKDFVGSVANGALKWLKDNL from the exons ATGGCGTTCGCTCTCTCTTCCGCCTCCTTCCTCGTCGCTCCCTCCAGACCCACCTCCTCCCCCTCCTCTCCTTCCTCCGTCGGCGCCTGCCGCACCACTCACTTccgctccctctccctctccctccgcCCTCCCCGCCGCAAGAAGCCCCGCTGGCGTCGCGCCGCCGATGGATTCTCCAGATTCGTCATCGCCTCCTCCGACTACTACTCCACACTTGGAGTGCCCAAGTCTGCCGGCATCAAGGAGATCAAGGCCGCCTACCGAAGATTGGCTCGTCAG TATCACCCTGATGTCAATAAACAAGCTGGAGCAAcagaaaaattcaaagaaataaGCACTGCTTATGAG GTGCTGTCAGATGATAAAAAGAGGGCTTTGTATGACCAATATGGTGAAGCTGGAGTGAAGAGCGGGGTAGGTGGTTCAACTGGAGCATACACG ACCAATCCTTTTGACCTATTTGAGACCTTTTTTGGTGCGAGCATGGGTGGTTTCTCTGGTATGGATCAAACTACATTTAGAACACGTAGACGTGGTGCTGCTACAAAGGGAGAAGATCTACG GTATGACATAACTTTGGAGTTTTCAGAGGCTATCTTTGGAGCAGAAAAGGAAATTGTATTGTCTCATTTGGAGACGTGTGATATCTGCACTGGTACGGGATCGAAACTTGGCTCCAAGATGAGAATATGCTCAACTTGTGGTGGTAGAGGTCAAGTAATGCGAACTGAGCAAACACCCTTTGGAATGTTCTCCCAG GTTTCCGTTTGTCCATCTTGTGGGGGAGAAGGTGAAATTATTTCAGAATACTGCCAGAAGTGTGCTGGGGAAGGACGCATACGCGTTAGAAAGGATATCAATGTAAAAGTCCCACCAGGTGTTAGCAAAGGCAGTACTCTTCGTGTAAGGGGTGAAGGTGATGCAGGACCAAAAGG GGGTCCACCTGGTGATCTTTATGTATTCCTGGACATTGAAGAAATTCCTGAAATTCAACGGGATGGCATTAACTTATCCTCAATTGTTATTATTAATTACATTGAAGCTATCTTAGGGACAACTGTTAAG GTCAAGACAGTTGATGGGATTAGTGAACTTCAGATACCTCCTGGTACTCAACCTGGTGATGTGGTTGTTCTAGCAAAAAGAGGTGTTCCTAAGTTAAACAAGTCATCAATACGCGGTGATCATTTATTCAATATCAAAGTAACTATACCAAATCGTATCAG TGGAAAGGAACGAGAGTTGCTTGAAGAACTTGCATCTTTGAGCAGTAATTCCGTCCCCCGCGCAAGCTCTCGCTCAAATATAAAAACACAGA TTGACACAACAAAAAGCCAAACAACTACAGAGGCTCGGGATTCGGAGAAAGAGCAATCAAGTCAAAATGACTTTTGGCAGCCGCTAAAGGACTTTGTCGG GTCTGTTGCTAATGGAGCGCTTAAATGGCTAAAAGACAATCTTTGA
- the LOC121971346 gene encoding uncharacterized protein LOC121971346 gives MEAAAVLLPLPRSRPLLPQAAPISLALARTSGSSRLRGRTCGRRQTAGIDAVLVDGAASADLAPVQITWQIAVGALAGITPFVVAGIEFSKRIIAQRKCGVCGGSGLILLKDKSYARCPGCGGFLPWQSWKRFFTG, from the exons ATGGAAGCTGCTGCAGTCCTCCTTCCTCTCCCTCGCTCTCGCCCTCTTCTTCCTCAAGCGGCGCCGATCTCGCTCGCCCTCGCTAGAACAAGCGGCAGCAGTCGCCTTCGCGGTCGCACCTGCGGCCGCCGCCAAACGGCGGGGATCGATGCCGTCCTCGTCGACGGAGCCGCCTCCGCCGATCTGGCCCCTGTTCAGATCACCTGGCAGATCGCCGTCGGCGCACTAG CTGGAATCACGCCCTTTGTGGTCGCGGGGATCGAGTTCAGCAAGAGGATA ATAGCACAAAGAAAATGTGGAGTTTGTGGAGGCTCTGGCCTTATTCTTCTTAAAGATAAATCCTATGCTCGCTGCCCCGGCTGTG GTGGATTTCTCCCATGGCAGTCGTGGAAAAGATTCTTCACAGGATAG